A genome region from Baekduia alba includes the following:
- a CDS encoding fumarylacetoacetate hydrolase family protein: MGADTRPLWRLGTIEEHGEPVTVIELDGRLLRLEALDGAWPDGPRDVLGALRRWDEWEPALSAAVSASPAAAGSLALDAVTWLPPVLTPSKLICVGANYRDHLEEMDAKLTNTVPYAFLKPPSTMLGGGGELHVPAGATWIDWEAELMIVIGRRMRFARGPEALAGVAGYMMFNDVSNRDYMDSWQPVIGMDWLLHKGWDGFGPAGPLITPSRFVGDPQQLGIELTVNGQVKQSSSTSRMIFSVQAILEHLTSVLTLEPGDLISTGSPAGVGYGRTPRERLVPGDEVVVSIEGLGPSLVTHVVESEDSE, encoded by the coding sequence GTGGGCGCGGACACCAGGCCGCTCTGGCGGCTGGGCACGATCGAGGAGCACGGCGAGCCGGTCACCGTGATCGAGCTCGACGGGCGGCTGCTGCGTCTCGAGGCGCTCGACGGCGCCTGGCCGGACGGCCCGCGTGACGTGCTCGGGGCCCTCAGGCGCTGGGACGAGTGGGAGCCTGCGCTGTCGGCCGCCGTCTCGGCGTCTCCCGCCGCCGCCGGCTCGCTCGCGCTCGATGCGGTGACATGGCTGCCCCCGGTCCTCACGCCGTCCAAGCTCATCTGCGTAGGAGCGAACTATCGCGACCACCTCGAGGAGATGGACGCGAAGCTGACCAACACGGTGCCCTACGCCTTCCTCAAGCCCCCGAGCACCATGCTCGGCGGCGGCGGCGAGCTCCACGTTCCCGCCGGCGCCACGTGGATCGACTGGGAGGCCGAGCTGATGATCGTCATCGGCCGCAGGATGCGCTTCGCGCGTGGGCCCGAGGCCCTCGCCGGCGTCGCCGGCTACATGATGTTCAACGACGTCTCGAACCGCGACTACATGGACAGCTGGCAGCCGGTCATCGGGATGGACTGGCTCCTGCACAAGGGCTGGGACGGGTTCGGCCCGGCCGGTCCGCTGATCACCCCGTCACGGTTCGTCGGCGATCCCCAGCAGCTGGGGATCGAGCTGACCGTCAACGGGCAGGTCAAGCAGTCCTCGAGCACGTCGCGGATGATCTTCAGCGTTCAGGCGATCCTCGAGCACCTGACCTCGGTGCTCACGCTGGAGCCGGGCGACCTGATCTCCACCGGGTCGCCCGCCGGCGTGGGCTACGGCCGGACACCACGCGAGCGTCTCGTGCCGGGAGACGAGGTCGTCGTCTCGATCGAGGGGCTCGGCCCGTCCCTCGTCACTCATGTCGTTGAATCGGAGGACTCTGAGTAA